A stretch of Candidatus Hydrogenedentota bacterium DNA encodes these proteins:
- a CDS encoding DUF1854 domain-containing protein, whose translation MREVETAQVRRPVPPLIRKALEDRGIKEDDVIVATNTDLDIAGEYSERWLIVTREHVLIYMLEEEEGEGEALLIREVPIAKIETARTDSRVGSGFLEAKTSDNVYEELIRFSNKNAEKFSKVANKIRSLAQGKQVVVRPEEEEELVQGRCQKCGIRLPDRSMTICPKCMKRGLVFLRFLGRTKEYWPLATLGMVLVVLSILISLVPPALTQVLVDNVFAEDKPSDMAGWFRWLTRLLGITDHQHWLYLVVGGLIVTTALSCIVGWLRERLAAWVNNRLGYDLRRDVFQKMEDLAVRYHDKHPVGQLMTRCTQDVETLQSFINQITSGFGYQIIHVVVISAVMFTMNWKLALIACLPAPVVMTCTVFFYKYVVPAWNKYWTTRSDLSNVLHASLSGVRVVKAFAQEKHEGERFKSYSGKFRDAGLYVGYAQAWFYPLMSFVFQLGGFVVWLYGGHLVLGASMSLGKLLQFLGYLGMFYGPLNSLTQMSNWFTSFTTQAHRVFEVLDHEPEITDSADSVDMQIQGAISFKGVTFGYDPHIPILHNVNFDIKPGEMIGVVGHSGSGKSTMVNLIMRFYEVNDGVVTIDNIDIRRIRKTCLRRQIGLVPQDPYLFGGTVAENISYGNPSVAPELILDAALAANAHMFITRIHDGYDTRLGERGSGLSGGERQRVAIARALLYNPRILILDEATSSVDTIAEREIQKALESLSLGRTTIAVAHRLSTLRNCDRILVFEEGVIREQGTHEELLELKGIYKKLVDIQTQLTSDRDTSFDNLSSINELETVAEKKEIEPKTKKERSAPGPVPRIRYLDTKKLHIHLLDEGGMHVTYGDEDYDYVHAYRCFPVSQPSEFVALWTGASALEHREVGMIRRLRELSPSSLMAVQHELAKRYFIHYISKINDIEEDLGFLSWNVETDKGHMEFMTRRWDRYTVAQGGRNGRIILDVDYNRYEIEDLDDLDSASRAVFFKYIYW comes from the coding sequence ATGCGAGAAGTTGAAACGGCGCAGGTCAGGCGCCCTGTGCCGCCCTTGATTCGCAAAGCGCTCGAAGATCGGGGCATCAAGGAAGACGACGTCATCGTCGCGACCAATACCGATCTGGACATCGCCGGCGAGTATTCGGAGCGATGGCTGATCGTCACCCGCGAGCATGTCCTCATCTACATGCTCGAGGAGGAAGAGGGGGAAGGCGAGGCGCTGCTCATTCGCGAGGTCCCCATTGCCAAGATCGAAACGGCCCGCACGGACAGCCGCGTCGGTTCGGGATTCCTCGAGGCCAAAACCAGCGACAACGTCTACGAGGAATTGATCCGGTTTTCGAACAAGAACGCAGAGAAATTCTCGAAGGTCGCCAACAAAATCCGTTCGCTGGCCCAAGGCAAGCAGGTCGTCGTCCGTCCGGAGGAAGAAGAGGAACTGGTCCAGGGACGCTGCCAGAAGTGCGGCATCCGCCTTCCGGATCGCAGCATGACGATTTGCCCGAAATGCATGAAACGCGGGCTTGTCTTTTTGCGTTTCCTGGGTCGGACCAAGGAATACTGGCCACTGGCGACGCTTGGCATGGTCTTGGTTGTCTTGTCCATCCTGATTTCGCTGGTGCCGCCGGCCCTGACGCAGGTGCTGGTGGACAACGTATTCGCCGAAGACAAGCCCAGCGACATGGCAGGTTGGTTCCGGTGGCTGACGCGCCTGCTGGGGATAACGGATCACCAGCACTGGTTGTATCTGGTCGTGGGCGGGCTGATTGTCACGACGGCGTTGAGTTGCATCGTAGGCTGGCTGCGCGAACGGCTTGCCGCATGGGTAAACAACCGCCTCGGTTACGATCTGCGGCGCGATGTGTTCCAAAAAATGGAAGATCTGGCCGTCCGTTACCACGACAAGCACCCCGTCGGCCAACTCATGACCCGGTGCACGCAAGACGTGGAAACCCTCCAGAGTTTCATCAACCAGATAACGAGCGGTTTCGGTTATCAGATTATCCACGTCGTGGTGATTTCCGCCGTGATGTTCACGATGAACTGGAAACTGGCGCTGATTGCATGCTTGCCCGCGCCGGTCGTCATGACCTGTACGGTCTTTTTCTACAAGTACGTCGTGCCGGCGTGGAACAAGTACTGGACCACACGCTCGGATTTGTCAAATGTCCTGCACGCGTCGTTGTCCGGCGTGCGCGTGGTCAAAGCCTTCGCGCAGGAGAAGCACGAGGGGGAACGGTTCAAGAGTTACAGCGGGAAGTTCCGCGACGCGGGCCTGTACGTCGGATATGCGCAGGCGTGGTTCTACCCGCTGATGAGCTTCGTGTTCCAATTGGGCGGTTTTGTGGTTTGGCTTTACGGCGGCCACTTGGTGCTCGGGGCATCCATGAGTCTTGGGAAACTCCTGCAATTCCTCGGTTACTTGGGTATGTTTTACGGGCCGTTGAACTCGCTGACGCAGATGTCGAACTGGTTTACGTCGTTCACGACGCAGGCCCACCGTGTGTTTGAGGTGCTCGATCACGAACCGGAAATAACCGACAGTGCGGATTCCGTGGATATGCAAATCCAAGGGGCGATTTCGTTTAAAGGCGTGACTTTCGGCTACGATCCGCACATTCCCATCCTCCACAACGTCAATTTTGACATCAAGCCCGGCGAGATGATTGGCGTCGTCGGCCATAGTGGCAGCGGCAAATCCACCATGGTCAATCTCATCATGCGCTTTTATGAAGTCAACGACGGCGTCGTGACGATTGACAACATTGACATCCGCCGCATCCGAAAGACCTGTTTGCGCCGTCAGATCGGACTCGTTCCGCAGGATCCGTACCTTTTCGGGGGAACGGTGGCCGAGAACATATCGTATGGCAATCCGTCGGTCGCGCCGGAACTGATTCTGGACGCGGCGCTGGCCGCGAACGCGCACATGTTCATCACACGCATCCACGACGGCTACGACACGCGACTTGGCGAGCGCGGGTCGGGCTTGTCCGGCGGCGAACGCCAGCGCGTCGCCATCGCGCGGGCCCTCCTGTACAACCCGCGCATTTTGATTCTCGACGAGGCCACATCAAGCGTGGACACCATCGCGGAACGCGAAATTCAAAAGGCGTTGGAATCCCTCAGCCTTGGCCGGACGACCATCGCTGTCGCCCATCGTCTTTCGACGCTGCGCAACTGCGACCGCATCCTGGTCTTCGAGGAGGGCGTCATTCGCGAGCAAGGCACCCACGAGGAATTGCTGGAACTCAAGGGCATCTACAAGAAATTGGTGGATATTCAAACCCAGTTGACCAGCGATCGCGACACGTCGTTCGACAACCTGAGTTCGATTAACGAACTCGAAACCGTTGCCGAAAAGAAAGAAATCGAACCGAAGACTAAAAAAGAACGATCCGCGCCGGGACCCGTCCCGCGCATCCGCTATCTCGACACGAAGAAACTCCACATCCATCTGCTCGACGAAGGCGGCATGCACGTTACCTACGGCGACGAAGACTACGATTACGTGCATGCGTATCGTTGTTTCCCCGTTTCGCAACCCAGCGAATTCGTGGCCTTGTGGACGGGTGCATCGGCGCTTGAACACCGCGAGGTCGGCATGATCCGCCGCCTCCGCGAACTTTCGCCCAGTTCCCTGATGGCCGTCCAGCATGAATTGGCCAAGCGCTATTTCATCCATTACATCTCCAAGATCAACGACATCGAAGAGGATCTTGGATTCCTGTCCTGGAACGTCGAAACCGACAAGGGCCACATGGAATTCATGACCCGCCGTTGGGATCGCTACACCGTGGCGCAGGGCGGCCGCAACGGCCGCATTATCCTCGACGTGGATTACAACCGCTACGAAATCGAGGATCTCGACGATCTGGATTCCGCGAGCCGGGCCGTTTTCTTCAAATATATTTATTGGTAG
- a CDS encoding AAA family ATPase, producing the protein MGRVIVVANQKGGVGKTTTAVNLAACMAAAGRSTLLVDLDPQGNASSGVGIDRTTLERTVYDVLVDGVALCEVVTPGPVEFLSVAPSTKDLVGAEVELVNAEGREFRLRRQIEAIRDKYEYIFIDCPPSLGLLTLNGLVAADGVLITLQCEYYALEGLSELLHTIVLVRDGLNPQLKLQGVLLTMFQHTNLSNQVVADVRAHLGQKVYETVIPRNVTLSEAPSFGKPVILYDAKSPGARAYIALAAEVAARG; encoded by the coding sequence ATGGGACGCGTTATTGTCGTCGCAAATCAAAAAGGCGGGGTCGGCAAGACGACGACCGCCGTCAATCTGGCCGCCTGCATGGCGGCGGCCGGACGTTCGACGCTGCTGGTGGATCTCGATCCGCAGGGCAACGCGTCGAGCGGTGTCGGTATTGATCGGACGACATTGGAGCGAACCGTGTACGACGTGCTTGTGGACGGCGTCGCCCTGTGTGAGGTCGTGACACCGGGTCCCGTGGAGTTTCTTTCCGTGGCGCCCTCGACGAAAGATCTCGTGGGCGCGGAGGTCGAACTGGTCAATGCCGAGGGACGCGAGTTCCGTCTACGCCGGCAAATCGAGGCGATTCGCGACAAATACGAGTATATTTTCATAGATTGCCCGCCATCGCTGGGTTTGTTGACGCTGAACGGACTGGTGGCCGCCGACGGCGTCTTGATCACACTGCAATGCGAGTATTATGCCTTGGAAGGCCTGAGCGAACTGTTGCATACCATCGTCCTGGTGCGCGATGGCCTGAACCCGCAACTCAAATTGCAAGGGGTTCTGCTGACGATGTTCCAACACACGAACCTGTCGAACCAGGTGGTCGCGGATGTGCGCGCACACCTTGGTCAGAAGGTCTATGAAACGGTAATCCCGCGCAATGTAACCTTGAGCGAGGCTCCGAGTTTCGGAAAGCCGGTCATCCTGTATGATGCCAAATCGCCGGGGGCGCGCGCGTACATTGCGTTGGCAGCGGAGGTGGCGGCACGTGGCTGA
- a CDS encoding ParB/RepB/Spo0J family partition protein has product MAEGKKKALGRGLTALISVRPEEPATAEAPQRGESGDGDRVLHLDPTTLKPNPKQPRKAFREEALEELAASIKRDGVQEPVIVRKGEDGYELVSGERRVRACIMAGLDKIPAIRRDVSDTDMLKLGLIENIQREDLNPIELAQGFQALIAEFHWTQEQLAEEVGKKRVTVTNILRLLNLPPDLQQHLVDGHLSMGHARAILSLPTAEAQRAAARKIITLGLSVREAERLASAAEPKPKKIPRAKDPNVAGIEEEFQRILGTKVTIRTRKKNRGSIEIEYYSLDDFDRIMGIIRGKR; this is encoded by the coding sequence GTGGCTGAAGGCAAGAAAAAAGCGCTTGGACGCGGTCTGACCGCGCTGATATCGGTTCGGCCGGAGGAGCCGGCGACGGCGGAAGCCCCGCAGAGGGGCGAATCAGGCGACGGCGACAGGGTGTTGCACCTCGACCCGACAACCCTCAAGCCCAATCCCAAACAGCCCCGCAAGGCGTTCCGTGAGGAAGCGCTCGAAGAACTGGCGGCTTCGATCAAGCGTGACGGCGTCCAAGAGCCGGTTATTGTGCGCAAGGGCGAGGACGGCTACGAACTGGTCAGCGGCGAGCGGCGCGTCCGCGCGTGCATCATGGCCGGCCTTGACAAGATCCCCGCCATTCGGCGCGACGTGTCCGATACGGACATGCTCAAGCTGGGGTTGATCGAAAACATCCAACGCGAGGATCTCAACCCCATCGAACTGGCGCAGGGATTTCAGGCGCTGATTGCCGAATTTCACTGGACACAGGAACAACTGGCCGAAGAAGTCGGGAAAAAACGAGTCACGGTCACCAACATTTTGCGACTCCTGAATCTTCCGCCCGATCTCCAGCAACATCTGGTGGACGGCCATCTTTCGATGGGCCATGCACGGGCGATCCTGTCGTTGCCGACCGCCGAGGCGCAACGCGCCGCGGCGCGCAAGATCATTACACTGGGCCTGTCAGTCCGTGAAGCGGAACGCCTTGCCTCGGCGGCGGAACCAAAACCGAAAAAAATCCCCCGGGCCAAGGATCCAAACGTCGCCGGAATCGAAGAGGAATTTCAGCGCATTTTGGGCACCAAGGTAACGATTCGCACCCGGAAGAAAAATCGCGGCTCCATCGAAATCGAGTATTACTCCTTGGACGATTTCGACCGGATCATGGGAATTATCCGCGGCAAGCGGTAG
- the serS gene encoding serine--tRNA ligase, whose amino-acid sequence MLDLKLLRETPDLVREALKNRNNPLDLEPILQLDARRRQLLHDFEQLRAEQNRASEEIARLKKAKQDASEVIEQMKAVADRARQLDEQARQAEADLEEQLLLIPNIPDTSVPIGKDESANRVERIWGDPPVFDFEPKDHVDIGQGLGIFDFDCAAKLSGARFSLSKGPGALLERAIINLMLDTHTRENGYTEILPPFAVNSDSMRGTGQLPKFAADLFRLEGFDLWLIPTAEVPVTNIHRDEILDMERLPIKYCAYTPCFRSEAGSYGKDTRGMIRQHQFNKVELVKFTTPEQSWNELESLTANAEGILQKLGLAYRVVSLSTGDLGFSAAKTYDIEVWLPGQNNYREISSCSNFTDFQARRANIRFRRGKKPEFAHTLNGSGLAVGRTVVAILENYQQADGTVVVPPALRPYMNGMDRLEAIR is encoded by the coding sequence ATGCTTGACCTGAAACTGCTTCGGGAAACGCCCGATCTCGTGCGTGAAGCGCTAAAGAACCGGAACAATCCCCTCGATCTCGAACCCATCCTCCAACTGGACGCCCGCCGCCGGCAACTACTCCACGATTTTGAACAGTTGCGCGCCGAACAGAATCGCGCCTCGGAGGAAATCGCGCGGCTCAAGAAAGCCAAACAGGACGCTTCGGAAGTCATCGAACAAATGAAAGCCGTCGCCGATCGCGCGCGGCAACTCGATGAACAGGCCCGTCAGGCTGAAGCCGATCTCGAAGAACAATTGTTGCTGATTCCCAATATCCCGGACACAAGCGTGCCGATTGGAAAGGATGAATCCGCCAACCGCGTCGAACGTATCTGGGGCGATCCACCGGTATTCGATTTTGAACCGAAGGATCATGTGGACATCGGTCAGGGCTTGGGCATTTTTGATTTCGATTGCGCGGCGAAATTGTCCGGCGCGCGGTTCTCCTTGTCAAAAGGGCCAGGGGCGCTGCTCGAACGCGCAATCATCAACCTGATGCTTGACACCCATACGCGCGAAAACGGCTACACCGAAATCCTCCCGCCGTTCGCCGTCAACAGCGACTCGATGCGCGGGACAGGCCAGTTGCCCAAATTCGCCGCCGACCTGTTCCGGCTTGAAGGGTTCGATCTCTGGCTTATTCCAACCGCCGAAGTGCCCGTTACAAACATTCACCGCGATGAAATCCTCGACATGGAACGGCTGCCCATTAAGTATTGCGCCTACACCCCCTGTTTTCGCAGCGAAGCCGGTTCGTATGGAAAAGACACCCGCGGCATGATTCGACAGCACCAATTCAACAAAGTCGAACTGGTGAAATTCACCACACCGGAACAATCATGGAATGAACTCGAAAGCCTGACCGCCAACGCCGAGGGCATCCTTCAAAAACTCGGCCTCGCCTACCGTGTCGTTTCGCTTTCCACCGGCGATCTCGGTTTCTCCGCGGCCAAGACCTACGATATCGAAGTTTGGCTGCCGGGGCAGAACAATTACCGGGAAATCAGTTCCTGCTCGAATTTCACGGACTTCCAGGCACGCCGCGCGAACATCCGCTTCCGCCGCGGCAAGAAACCGGAATTCGCGCACACCCTCAACGGGTCGGGACTGGCGGTGGGGCGAACCGTTGTCGCCATTCTCGAAAATTATCAGCAGGCGGACGGGACGGTCGTCGTGCCGCCCGCGTTGCGCCCCTACATGAACGGCATGGACCGTCTGGAGGCCATCCGGTAA
- a CDS encoding NAD-dependent deacylase, with protein MDPFHLAAEAIKSSGLTVAVTGAGISAESGIPTFRGDDGIWLKYPPNEYATIDAYNANPDKVWKFWLELGAKLGGSRPNPAHHALAELEAMGKLEAIITQNIDNLHQAAGSKNVIEYHGNAHWLVCPRCRHRDPLDLSQQTDSPPYCFCGTLMKPDVVMFGEAIPSQALVDSARLAETCNVLIVVGTSAQVYPAARLPVLARQSGAFIIEANIEETDFTTSVTHVFLRGPAGETLPKLIECVKT; from the coding sequence ATGGATCCTTTTCATCTGGCCGCCGAGGCCATCAAGAGTTCCGGGCTAACCGTGGCCGTGACAGGCGCCGGCATTTCCGCCGAAAGCGGCATCCCGACTTTTCGCGGAGACGACGGCATCTGGCTGAAGTATCCGCCGAACGAATACGCCACCATTGATGCCTATAACGCCAATCCCGACAAGGTCTGGAAATTCTGGCTGGAACTCGGCGCAAAATTGGGTGGCAGCCGCCCGAATCCCGCGCACCACGCCCTCGCCGAACTTGAAGCCATGGGGAAACTCGAAGCGATCATCACTCAAAACATAGACAACCTCCACCAGGCCGCCGGCAGCAAAAACGTCATCGAATACCATGGCAACGCGCATTGGCTTGTTTGTCCGCGCTGCCGCCACCGGGATCCGCTCGACTTGTCACAGCAAACGGATTCACCCCCGTATTGTTTTTGCGGCACCCTGATGAAACCCGATGTCGTCATGTTCGGCGAGGCCATCCCCAGCCAGGCGCTCGTGGATTCGGCCCGTCTTGCCGAAACCTGCAACGTGCTGATCGTCGTGGGCACCTCCGCGCAAGTGTATCCCGCGGCCCGACTGCCGGTGCTGGCACGGCAAAGCGGCGCATTCATCATCGAGGCCAATATCGAGGAAACCGATTTCACGACTTCCGTAACCCATGTTTTTCTCAGGGGACCCGCCGGCGAAACCCTTCCCAAATTGATCGAGTGCGTGAAGACATAG
- a CDS encoding flagellin, giving the protein MGLRINTNIAAINASRILRASTSDLNKSLERLSSGLRINRAADDAAGLAIAETLRSQILGTQVAQRNSQDGISMVQTAEGALTETTNALQRMRELAVQAANGTQGTSNRLALHAEVAQLLAQIDSIAIDTDFNGIRMLSAAQTVTLQSGAMTSQTLTIVLSGAKTTDLRISQVAISTVATAVSALSTIDQALQSVNSLRALLGATQNRLEFTINTLAIQEENSSASESAIRDADIAKETIRFTRNQILVSAGTSVLAQANIIPQTALQLLGGR; this is encoded by the coding sequence ATGGGTTTGAGAATCAACACGAACATCGCCGCGATCAATGCCTCGCGCATCCTGCGGGCATCCACGAGCGACCTCAACAAAAGCCTCGAACGCTTGTCCAGCGGCCTGCGCATCAACCGGGCCGCGGACGATGCCGCAGGGCTGGCAATTGCGGAGACGCTGCGTTCGCAGATCCTGGGCACCCAGGTGGCGCAGCGCAATTCGCAAGACGGCATCAGCATGGTGCAGACGGCGGAAGGCGCCTTGACCGAAACGACCAACGCGCTTCAGCGCATGCGCGAACTGGCGGTGCAGGCGGCCAACGGCACGCAGGGAACGAGCAACCGCCTTGCGCTTCATGCCGAAGTGGCACAGTTGCTGGCCCAAATTGACAGCATCGCGATCGACACAGATTTCAATGGCATTCGGATGCTGAGCGCCGCGCAGACCGTGACGCTGCAGTCGGGCGCGATGACGAGTCAAACGCTGACCATCGTGTTGTCGGGCGCGAAGACGACGGATCTGCGCATCAGCCAGGTGGCCATTTCGACGGTGGCGACCGCCGTTTCGGCCCTCAGCACGATCGACCAGGCGCTGCAAAGCGTGAACAGCCTGCGCGCCCTGCTCGGCGCCACGCAGAACCGCCTCGAATTCACCATCAACACACTGGCCATCCAAGAGGAAAACTCGTCGGCGTCCGAAAGCGCCATCCGCGACGCGGACATCGCCAAGGAAACCATCCGGTTTACGCGCAACCAGATTCTGGTCAGCGCGGGTACGTCGGTGCTGGCCCAGGCCAATATCATTCCGCAGACGGCCCTGCAATTGCTCGGCGGACGGTAA
- a CDS encoding mandelate racemase/muconate lactonizing enzyme family protein has protein sequence MKVAAIELYHVSVPLRQTFWPTWIPGYPQTHNRFTLIKLITDEGIEGYSAGSAMGREREGLGELLGGYILGSDPTDIPRVQSLLKQAGFLGWRNYWIEPACWDILGKAKGKPVYELLGGMARPIEAYCSTGEMHDPEKRVDELLAMRARGFRTAKLRVKNRELKDDIRHIEVVSRGLDGKMVLGVDANQGWLVSIVDRIPAWDLARAREFAAACHANGLRWLEEPLDSRDYDGNAALKRVSPIRISGAELNYGWDEIKIMFEKDCFHVYQPDATFAGGIAQVKQVIDACHAHNREFSPHTWTNGIGFYINWNMVLADPDNALPLEYPLEEPSWVPQEREGIIEPILPDRNGMLAPFTRPGLGFEIDRRLLRKYGKRFYRMTETGLKIRVIREKGLRAALAIKRKKDAGNP, from the coding sequence ATGAAGGTCGCCGCCATCGAGCTGTACCATGTGTCCGTTCCGCTCAGGCAGACGTTCTGGCCGACGTGGATCCCGGGCTATCCCCAGACCCACAACCGGTTCACGCTGATCAAGCTGATAACGGACGAGGGGATCGAGGGATATTCCGCCGGATCGGCGATGGGCCGTGAACGCGAGGGACTCGGCGAATTGTTGGGCGGCTATATCCTCGGAAGCGATCCGACCGATATCCCCCGCGTGCAATCGCTGCTCAAACAGGCCGGTTTCCTGGGATGGCGCAATTACTGGATCGAACCAGCTTGCTGGGACATCCTTGGCAAGGCGAAGGGCAAACCCGTCTACGAACTCCTCGGCGGCATGGCCCGGCCCATCGAGGCGTATTGCTCGACCGGCGAAATGCACGACCCGGAAAAACGCGTGGACGAATTGCTCGCCATGCGCGCACGGGGGTTCAGGACAGCCAAGCTTCGCGTCAAGAACCGCGAACTCAAGGACGACATCCGCCATATCGAGGTCGTATCCAGGGGACTTGACGGCAAAATGGTCCTCGGCGTGGACGCCAATCAGGGATGGCTCGTGTCCATTGTGGACCGCATTCCCGCCTGGGATCTCGCCCGCGCGAGGGAGTTTGCCGCGGCCTGTCACGCCAACGGCCTTCGTTGGCTTGAAGAGCCGCTCGATTCGCGCGACTACGACGGCAACGCGGCGTTGAAGCGGGTTTCCCCCATCCGGATTTCGGGCGCCGAACTCAACTACGGCTGGGATGAAATCAAAATCATGTTCGAGAAGGACTGTTTCCACGTCTATCAGCCCGACGCGACCTTTGCCGGCGGCATTGCGCAGGTGAAGCAGGTCATTGACGCCTGCCATGCGCACAACCGCGAATTCTCGCCCCACACATGGACCAACGGCATCGGGTTTTACATCAACTGGAACATGGTCCTTGCCGATCCGGACAACGCGCTTCCGCTCGAATATCCCCTCGAGGAACCGTCTTGGGTTCCGCAGGAACGGGAAGGCATCATCGAACCCATCCTGCCCGATCGAAACGGGATGCTTGCGCCGTTCACACGCCCCGGATTGGGATTCGAGATCGATCGCCGGCTGCTCCGAAAATACGGCAAGCGCTTCTATCGCATGACGGAGACGGGACTCAAGATCCGCGTCATCCGCGAAAAGGGTCTTCGGGCCGCCCTCGCAATCAAGCGGAAGAAAGACGCCGGAAATCCCTGA